In Manis pentadactyla isolate mManPen7 chromosome 8, mManPen7.hap1, whole genome shotgun sequence, the following are encoded in one genomic region:
- the GYPC gene encoding glycophorin-C produces MSAPNASAPTGPQPHLSTLPVLLTPSSPTTQPDLFTEPSPWVISTGTDIALIAGVVTAVAFVLLCLLFLTLHYMYRHKGTYHTNEAKGTEFAESADAALQDDPSFQDASSSRKEYFI; encoded by the exons AGCCTCATCTGTCCACATTACCTGTCCTGCTCACACCGTCCAGCCCGACCACCCAGCCGGACCTGTTCACAGAGCCCAGCCCCTGGGTGATCTCCACGGGGACAGACATCGCCCTTATTGCAG GCGTTGTCACCGCTGTGGCCTTCGTGCTGCTGTGCCTCCTCTTCCTCACGCTGCACTACATGTACCGGCACAAGGGCACCTACCACACCAACGAGGCCAAGGGCACGGAGTTCGCCGAGAGTGCGGATGCCGCCCTGCAGGACGACCCGTCCTTCCAAGAtgccagcagcagcaggaaggaaTATTTCATCTGA